From one Lineus longissimus chromosome 3, tnLinLong1.2, whole genome shotgun sequence genomic stretch:
- the LOC135484993 gene encoding uncharacterized protein LOC135484993: MRRDSRISSEDEQTILDEINGRIRKCFLNTHSSQNERMRSQSRCSYESGEVYSNDKVQEDVYLTDRTVPKLNLLNNSLMARLRKTIPAEVLTNDEAMHRIRRDTVKDIVRMKILRKQLFSEASQRAAIITSEEQSLIQRHYQMRQRTKELNRQTHEQLLKAKMSASLPGTKTIPSHKTPHSFSSLYSFDGEKSEIDPRLAHMMYERNKEGRIEVGDDDVKEMREKVEAASLLRRPGTNASISTSRGRRRPSEGHAVTASTISQSIGTMPSIKATMTQATTNAETVSRAARATSRVTFNAPSENSDRASGADEDIVGADDGSVTETTQGKELKKPKPPPMPFERYAIRPLSNTSRHSAPTIRSTSRASAASSSNYAPSSTDTGVSVTFQRPRRSAGSRRGGERTRDLHPVATGLNHQGTSVEKTRFRALNRKGDIKVAKVWTRKHISTSDLPIVWAREDTYIDEPPISPFQR; encoded by the coding sequence ATGAGGCGAGATTCTCGGATCAGTTCTGAGGACGAGCAAACAATTCTCGATGAAATCAACGGGAGAATCAGAAAATGTTTCTTAAACACCCATTCcagtcaaaatgaaagaatgcgATCTCAGTCAAGATGTTCTTATGAAAGTGGGGAAGTGTATTCTAATGACAAGGTGCAAGAAGACGTTTATTTGACTGATAGAACTGTCCCTAAGTTGAATCTTCTGAACAATAGTCTTATGGCCCGTCTGCGGAAGACCATACCGGCGGAGGTTCTCACCAATGACGAGGCGATGCACCGCATTCGACGGGATACTGTCAAGGACATTGTGCGGATGAAAATCTTGCGGAAACAGCTGTTCTCGGAGGCATCTCAAAGGGCGGCAATTATCACAAGCGAAGAACAGTCACTCATTCAGCGCCACTACCAGATGCGGCAGAGGACGAAGGAACTCAACCGTCAAACCCACGAGCAGTTGCTCAAAGCAAAAATGTCTGCGAGTCTCCCTGGAACAAAGACAATACCTAGTCATAAAACACCCCATTCCTTTTCATCGTTATATAGCTTCGACGGTGAGAAAAGTGAAATCGATCCTCGGTTAGCGCATATGATGTATGAGCGTAACAAGGAAGGTAGGATTGAGGTTGGCGATGACGATGTGAAAGAGATGAGGGAGAAAGTGGAAGCTGCCTCCTTGCTACGGAGACCTGGGACGAACGCATCCATTAGCACTTCAAGGGGGCGAAGAAGGCCTTCAGAAGGACACGCAGTGACGGCGTCGACGATTTCACAGAGTATCGGTACCATGCCCAGTATCAAAGCAACCATGACACAAGCTACAACCAACGCAGAGACAGTGAGCAGGGCCGCACGGGCAACTTCACGGGTTACGTTCAATGCGCCTTCAGAAAATTCGGATAGGGCATCCGGCGCTGACGAGGATATTGTTGGAGCAGACGACGGATCAGTCACGGAGACCACCCAAGGTAAAGAACTCAAGAAACCGAAGCCACCGCCTATGCCCTTCGAGCGCTACGCCATCCGCCCTTTGAGCAACACTAGCCGCCATTCAGCCCCGACGATTCGCTCGACATCAAGGGCCAGCGCCGCGAGCTCCTCCAACTACGCACCATCTTCAACTGATACAGGCGTGTCCGTGACGTTCCAGCGGCCTCGTCGAAGTGCAGGATCTAGACGAGGTGGTGAGAGAACGAGAGACTTACACCCTGTGGCGACAGGACTCAACCACCAAGGGACTTCTGTAGAGAAAACACGATTCAGAGCTTTGAACAGAAAGGGTGATATAAAGGTGGCTAAGGTGTGGACACGTAAACATATAAGTACGAGCGATCTTCCCATCGTTTGGGCAAGGGAAGACACTTACATCGATGAACCACCGATATCACCATTTCAGAGATAG